The following proteins are encoded in a genomic region of Novosphingobium sp. PP1Y:
- a CDS encoding SMP-30/gluconolactonase/LRE family protein, protein MQTIQVTDFEVIAQGFEFVEGPRVSPEGDIWFADLTGKGVYRRRRGSDVEEMLPGRQWVGGILFDESGLVLCSGRGGIVALEAETGRTRSLVSSIEGQPVIAVNDMEGDGRGGFYAGTIDFVSALEKGEAPSPGQFFHMAASGEITVLRRDVYASNGIAASPCGKWLYHSETMRGIWRYPLAANGVPGDGELFIEIEDSDGLVVDAEGNLWVACWSTGRLLHYSPERICLKALSFPYPHIVSIDFGASDPSRLVISTGGNANVPQAGAVLELKVDVPGLPGPLTRLKGLEAGL, encoded by the coding sequence ATGCAGACAATACAAGTCACCGATTTCGAAGTGATCGCGCAGGGCTTCGAATTCGTCGAAGGCCCCCGGGTGTCGCCGGAGGGGGACATCTGGTTTGCAGACCTGACCGGCAAGGGCGTCTATCGCAGGCGAAGGGGTTCTGACGTCGAAGAGATGCTGCCGGGCAGGCAGTGGGTTGGCGGGATACTGTTCGACGAATCCGGCCTCGTTTTGTGCAGCGGGCGGGGCGGTATCGTGGCCCTCGAGGCGGAGACTGGCCGAACGCGTTCGCTCGTCTCCAGTATCGAGGGGCAGCCCGTCATCGCCGTCAACGACATGGAGGGTGACGGCAGGGGCGGCTTCTATGCCGGAACCATAGATTTCGTCTCTGCCCTGGAAAAAGGGGAGGCACCCTCGCCGGGCCAGTTCTTTCACATGGCGGCAAGCGGCGAGATCACGGTTCTGCGACGCGACGTCTACGCTTCGAACGGGATTGCTGCGAGTCCATGCGGGAAGTGGCTCTACCATTCAGAAACCATGCGCGGAATCTGGCGCTATCCCCTCGCGGCTAACGGCGTGCCGGGCGATGGCGAACTGTTCATCGAAATCGAGGACAGCGACGGTCTTGTCGTCGATGCTGAAGGCAATCTCTGGGTAGCTTGCTGGAGCACGGGACGATTGCTGCATTATTCGCCCGAGCGTATCTGCCTCAAGGCGCTGAGTTTCCCCTATCCTCACATCGTCAGCATCGATTTTGGCGCAAGCGATCCGTCGCGCCTCGTCATTTCGACCGGGGGCAATGCGAATGTTCCCCAGGCAGGGGCCGTTCTGGAATTGAAAGTCGATGTGCCGGGGCTTCCAGGTCCCCTGACCCGGCTCAAGGGTCTGGAGGCTGGGCTGTGA
- a CDS encoding enoyl-CoA hydratase/isomerase family protein yields MIEVEKREDGIAIVSLDRPQAANALTLPMVARLRSSLAELNDDRDVRVVILAARGKAFCAGLDLKEVLLGDDAPQGPIENMDLQEKFADLMRDVAGARFPVVAAINGAAVGAGMGLALAADVRVAGPGARFLVGAVKVALSGGECGISYHLPRLIGGGRAYELMLTGRAVDAAEAHAIGLATRLAGEVELMEAALHVAGQIAANSPYAIKHTKQVMRANIDAPGLDAALELENHVQCLALGTEDFREACQAFAEKREPRFRGR; encoded by the coding sequence GTGATCGAGGTCGAAAAGCGCGAAGATGGCATTGCCATCGTCAGTCTGGATCGTCCGCAGGCAGCCAATGCGCTGACCTTGCCAATGGTCGCGCGCCTGCGTTCCTCCCTTGCGGAATTGAATGACGATCGAGATGTACGCGTCGTCATCCTTGCGGCGCGGGGCAAGGCGTTCTGCGCGGGCCTCGATCTCAAGGAAGTGCTGCTGGGCGATGACGCGCCCCAGGGGCCGATCGAGAACATGGACCTTCAGGAGAAGTTCGCAGATCTGATGAGGGATGTCGCTGGTGCCCGTTTCCCGGTGGTCGCGGCGATCAACGGCGCGGCGGTGGGGGCCGGTATGGGGCTTGCTCTGGCGGCGGACGTGCGGGTCGCCGGTCCGGGTGCGAGGTTTCTTGTCGGCGCAGTGAAGGTGGCGCTCAGTGGCGGGGAATGCGGCATCAGTTACCACCTGCCGCGCCTGATCGGAGGAGGGCGCGCCTACGAACTGATGCTGACCGGCCGTGCGGTGGATGCCGCCGAAGCCCATGCCATAGGTCTGGCCACGAGGCTGGCGGGCGAAGTGGAGTTGATGGAAGCTGCTCTGCATGTCGCGGGTCAGATTGCGGCAAACAGTCCCTATGCCATCAAGCACACCAAGCAGGTCATGCGTGCCAACATCGATGCGCCCGGCCTTGATGCGGCACTGGAACTGGAGAACCACGTCCAGTGCCTTGCTCTCGGGACCGAGGACTTCAGGGAAGCGTGCCAGGCCTTCGCCGAGAAACGCGAGCCCAGGTTCAGAGGGCGCTAG
- a CDS encoding glycosyltransferase family 4 protein, translating into MTRPRIAYVINSVEGGGAALPVPAVTQVLRDAGADVRVFALTRRDGRALPPMITAGLEPSVRDGGETDHFAAARWLMKEVRGWGATHLWTSLSRATILGLIVGPMLGLPVVSWQHAAFLKPWNRRLMRQLQGRARLWVADSQSVAELTAERLKVPIGRLETWPIYFADPAMPEARAWSPGEPLRLGSLGRLHPVKGYDVLIDALARLRMQGFKPPVPVEIAIAGDGEQTAALMARASQAGVTNFTLAGYTSDPRGFLAGLHLYLQPSRSEGFCIAAHEALTAALPTIASSVGELPFSIAPARNGWLAPPGDVDALASALHEALSDPGALAAMGKTARADMFDRFSKERFEARGRTIWQRIHP; encoded by the coding sequence ATGACGCGTCCGCGCATCGCCTATGTCATCAACTCCGTCGAGGGCGGCGGCGCGGCTCTTCCGGTTCCCGCGGTAACACAAGTCCTGCGCGACGCAGGTGCCGACGTTCGCGTCTTCGCCCTCACCCGTCGCGACGGCCGCGCCCTGCCGCCCATGATCACCGCCGGCCTAGAACCATCGGTGCGCGATGGTGGTGAAACCGACCACTTCGCCGCCGCCCGATGGCTCATGAAGGAAGTGCGCGGCTGGGGAGCGACCCACCTGTGGACTTCACTCAGCCGCGCGACGATCCTCGGGCTGATTGTCGGCCCCATGCTCGGCCTGCCGGTGGTTTCATGGCAGCATGCCGCGTTTCTCAAGCCATGGAACCGGCGGCTCATGCGACAGTTGCAGGGCCGCGCCCGGCTATGGGTGGCGGACTCGCAGTCGGTTGCAGAACTCACCGCAGAGCGCCTGAAAGTTCCAATCGGACGCCTCGAAACCTGGCCGATCTACTTCGCCGATCCCGCCATGCCCGAGGCCAGGGCATGGTCTCCGGGAGAACCGCTACGCCTGGGGAGCCTTGGCAGACTCCACCCGGTGAAGGGCTATGACGTGCTGATCGATGCCTTGGCGCGCCTGCGCATGCAGGGCTTCAAACCACCTGTGCCGGTGGAAATCGCCATCGCCGGTGACGGCGAGCAGACCGCGGCCCTCATGGCCCGGGCATCGCAAGCCGGAGTGACCAACTTCACGCTTGCTGGCTACACCAGCGACCCGCGCGGTTTCCTCGCCGGCCTGCACCTCTACCTGCAGCCTTCGCGTTCGGAGGGCTTCTGCATTGCTGCGCACGAAGCGCTGACGGCAGCTCTGCCGACTATCGCATCGAGTGTGGGAGAGCTGCCATTCTCCATCGCTCCTGCGCGCAATGGCTGGCTGGCCCCGCCCGGCGATGTCGACGCGCTTGCCTCAGCCCTTCACGAAGCCCTGTCCGATCCCGGCGCTCTTGCAGCGATGGGCAAGACGGCCCGCGCGGACATGTTCGACCGCTTTTCAAAGGAACGCTTTGAGGCCAGGGGACGCACTATCTGGCAGCGTATCCACCCATAA
- a CDS encoding lipopolysaccharide biosynthesis protein — protein MGPASQGETDQFRDSCLPTEVEPHVGRIQRIFKGLGLVVGGKAGAGLISLIYLVLATRFLGPTEYGVLVLVHAYVTTVCGIVEFPSWQAIVRYGAEADREGDNHRLGRLLRFGAGVELAGGALAIVSAMALAQFVGPHLGWPPKAMAFAQVYSFAVLGSVRSTPSGYLQLIGRFDLIGLHNLVQPIVRLGGALIVIAFGWGIKSFLVVWLLAALAEFAVLWAMGFWFAARRLGASLWNPQAGEVALENPGIWRFLIASNADVTLSELAGRIAPLIVGWIMGPASAGLFAVAQRATVIIAQPAQILGNTSYAELAHIVAGGGGGKPLRQTLAKVVGISLLAALPVVVIVAAFPAAIVGLLAGPAFAAASTLMVVLVAARGIALVGPPCTSAISALGHPARSMSANLFSSLVFLPVLPWLLHRYGLMGAGIQAVGQALLASSLLVFFVWHSSRKL, from the coding sequence ATGGGCCCCGCCTCACAGGGCGAAACTGACCAATTCCGGGATTCCTGCTTGCCTACCGAAGTCGAGCCGCACGTCGGCCGAATCCAACGTATTTTCAAGGGGCTTGGACTCGTCGTGGGGGGCAAGGCCGGGGCGGGCCTGATCAGCCTCATCTACCTCGTTCTGGCAACGCGCTTCCTCGGACCGACCGAGTACGGGGTGCTGGTGCTCGTTCATGCCTATGTCACCACGGTTTGCGGCATCGTGGAATTCCCCTCTTGGCAGGCCATCGTGCGCTACGGTGCAGAGGCCGATCGCGAAGGCGACAACCACCGGCTCGGCCGTCTGCTGCGCTTCGGCGCCGGGGTGGAACTTGCGGGCGGTGCCCTTGCGATCGTTTCTGCCATGGCACTGGCGCAGTTCGTCGGTCCGCATCTGGGCTGGCCACCCAAGGCCATGGCTTTCGCACAGGTCTATTCCTTCGCAGTGCTCGGTTCGGTCCGTTCGACCCCTTCAGGCTATCTCCAGTTGATCGGGCGGTTCGACCTGATCGGGCTCCATAACCTCGTCCAGCCCATCGTGCGCCTCGGCGGGGCCCTGATCGTGATTGCCTTCGGATGGGGCATCAAGTCGTTCCTGGTCGTCTGGCTGCTGGCCGCCCTTGCCGAATTCGCGGTCCTGTGGGCGATGGGTTTCTGGTTCGCCGCGCGCCGCCTGGGGGCGAGCCTGTGGAACCCGCAGGCCGGTGAAGTCGCGCTGGAAAACCCGGGGATCTGGCGCTTCCTGATCGCCAGCAATGCCGATGTCACACTCAGCGAACTGGCCGGCCGGATCGCGCCGCTGATCGTCGGCTGGATCATGGGGCCCGCCTCTGCAGGCCTCTTCGCTGTCGCCCAGCGCGCCACTGTCATCATTGCACAGCCCGCCCAGATCCTGGGCAACACTTCTTACGCCGAGCTGGCTCACATCGTAGCAGGCGGCGGCGGCGGCAAGCCGCTACGCCAAACCCTCGCCAAAGTGGTCGGGATCAGCCTCCTCGCCGCGCTCCCGGTCGTGGTGATCGTCGCGGCCTTCCCTGCCGCCATCGTCGGACTGCTTGCGGGCCCGGCCTTTGCCGCGGCGTCTACCTTGATGGTAGTCCTGGTTGCCGCGCGCGGGATCGCCCTCGTCGGGCCGCCCTGCACTTCGGCAATCTCCGCGCTGGGGCACCCGGCCCGATCGATGAGCGCCAATCTTTTTTCCAGCCTCGTGTTCCTTCCTGTGCTGCCCTGGCTGCTGCACCGCTACGGGCTGATGGGAGCAGGAATCCAGGCCGTGGGGCAGGCACTGCTGGCCAGCAGCCTGCTGGTCTTCTTCGTCTGGCACAGCAGCAGGAAGCTATGA
- a CDS encoding endonuclease/exonuclease/phosphatase family protein, producing the protein MRMLRLAAVAAVFSVLAVNVTGGAPAAVAPAAGQPISVELPSELSVMTYNVKGLPWPIALGRSSALMEIGRRFRHLRALGKQPHVVLLQEAFIPEAKALGAIGGYAYMVTGPQPRDSSAVPTPTLDQDFRARLHWGKGEGEGKWVDSGLVILSDYPIVATAKMAFPQDACAGYDCLATKGAVLARIKVPGVETPVTVVDTHLNSRHASGVSTQRANEAYAWQVGALRQFVAKQVDPESDVIFGGDFNLGHDTDRLAAASRDGGLLPGSQEAIATIGGRADTRSDTDFGLVRNRAKDKEYFRAGKGAHLQLTGFDIPFGVDEGGFSLSDHLGFVADFKLR; encoded by the coding sequence ATGAGGATGCTTCGCCTCGCCGCCGTAGCGGCGGTGTTCAGCGTATTGGCTGTCAATGTGACAGGTGGAGCGCCTGCCGCAGTCGCACCCGCGGCCGGGCAGCCCATATCGGTTGAGCTTCCTTCCGAACTCTCCGTCATGACCTATAACGTGAAGGGCTTGCCCTGGCCGATTGCCTTGGGGCGTTCCTCTGCACTGATGGAGATCGGTCGCCGGTTCCGGCACCTTCGCGCGCTGGGAAAGCAGCCCCACGTCGTGCTGCTGCAGGAGGCGTTCATTCCCGAAGCGAAGGCCCTGGGCGCCATCGGAGGTTATGCCTACATGGTGACCGGCCCCCAGCCGCGCGATTCATCGGCGGTGCCGACGCCGACGCTGGATCAGGATTTCCGCGCCAGGCTTCATTGGGGCAAGGGTGAGGGCGAAGGAAAATGGGTGGACAGCGGGCTGGTGATCCTGTCCGACTATCCCATCGTCGCGACCGCGAAAATGGCCTTTCCGCAAGACGCCTGCGCCGGGTATGACTGCCTTGCAACCAAAGGTGCCGTGCTGGCGCGGATCAAGGTTCCCGGCGTCGAAACGCCGGTGACGGTCGTCGACACCCATCTCAATTCCCGTCATGCATCGGGTGTTTCCACGCAGCGCGCGAACGAGGCCTATGCCTGGCAGGTCGGGGCGCTGCGACAATTCGTGGCGAAGCAGGTCGATCCCGAATCCGACGTCATCTTCGGCGGCGACTTCAATCTAGGACATGACACCGACCGCCTCGCCGCCGCATCGCGTGACGGCGGCCTTCTCCCCGGCAGTCAGGAAGCCATTGCCACGATCGGGGGGCGAGCCGATACGCGCTCGGACACCGACTTCGGCTTGGTCCGCAACCGCGCCAAGGACAAGGAGTACTTCCGGGCGGGGAAGGGCGCGCATTTGCAACTGACTGGTTTCGATATCCCTTTCGGTGTCGATGAAGGCGGCTTCTCTCTCTCGGATCATCTGGGCTTCGTCGCCGACTTCAAGCTTCGCTGA
- a CDS encoding NADP-dependent malic enzyme → MDENLRKAALEYHLFPQPGKLRIEPTKRMVNQRDLALAYSPGVAAPCEEIAADPDKAADYTARGNLVAVISNGTAVLGLGAIGALASKPVMEGKAVLFKKFADIDVFDIEVDTTDPDRFVDAVSLLEPTFGGINLEDIKAPECFAIEAALRERMNIPVFHDDQHGTAIVVAAAVRNALVLQGKSLGEAKLVTSGAGAAALACVDLLVSMGLPAENVTLTDKDGVIHAGREGMLPNMARYARQTDARTLPEVLPGANVFLGLSAPGVLKPEWLPLLADKPLIFALANPEPEILPDIARASRPDAIIATGRSDFPNQVNNVLCFPYIFRGALDVGATTINEEMKVAAAEAIASLARLPAHESVAQAYGGRKLAFGPEYIIPTPFDPRLIAEIAPAVAKAAMDSGVARRPLDLEVYRRSLAQKNTRSAQLMMPVFEAARGSQTRIAYGEGEDERVLRAVQDVLDDGIARPVIVARRRILERRLPELGLRFELDRDVEVIDPETDHAIIEPLVEAYRNVAGRKGVPAPEIVRHIYRRPTVTAAMLLRTGQVDAALVGGNSEYWGQMEYVLRIIDRAPGAQRVYALSGLILDAGALFITDTHMVPEPTPEQIAEMTLLASREIRHFGLEPRVALLSHSNFGASHSPSARKMRAALAMLREKAPDLAVDGEMHADAALSQPLRERLVPDTRFEGPANLLVMPNLDAANITLTALGASSSSPTVGPMLMGLSRPIHVMTPSMTSRSVLNMTTIAVSEAMNRDRAKGA, encoded by the coding sequence ATGGACGAAAACCTGCGCAAGGCGGCTCTCGAATACCACCTTTTCCCGCAGCCGGGAAAGCTGAGGATCGAGCCGACCAAGCGCATGGTCAACCAGCGCGACCTTGCCCTGGCCTATTCGCCCGGCGTTGCAGCACCTTGCGAGGAGATCGCCGCGGATCCGGACAAGGCGGCTGACTACACCGCGCGCGGCAATCTCGTTGCGGTCATCTCGAACGGTACGGCAGTGCTGGGCCTGGGAGCGATCGGTGCGCTTGCTTCCAAGCCGGTGATGGAAGGCAAGGCGGTCCTCTTCAAGAAGTTTGCGGATATCGACGTCTTCGACATCGAAGTCGACACGACCGACCCAGACCGGTTCGTCGATGCCGTCTCCTTGCTCGAGCCGACCTTCGGCGGCATCAATCTTGAGGATATCAAGGCCCCGGAATGCTTCGCCATCGAGGCGGCATTGCGCGAGCGGATGAACATTCCGGTCTTCCACGACGATCAGCACGGCACTGCCATCGTCGTGGCTGCCGCGGTGCGCAATGCGCTGGTCCTGCAGGGCAAGAGCCTTGGCGAGGCCAAGCTGGTGACGTCGGGCGCCGGAGCTGCCGCGCTCGCCTGCGTCGACCTGCTGGTATCGATGGGCCTGCCCGCCGAGAACGTCACGCTGACCGACAAGGACGGCGTGATCCACGCAGGGCGCGAAGGCATGTTGCCGAACATGGCGCGCTACGCCCGCCAGACCGATGCGCGTACCCTGCCGGAAGTTCTGCCCGGCGCGAATGTGTTTCTCGGCCTGTCCGCGCCCGGCGTGCTCAAGCCCGAATGGCTGCCGCTCCTGGCCGACAAGCCGCTGATCTTCGCGCTGGCCAATCCCGAGCCGGAGATCCTGCCCGACATCGCGCGCGCCTCGCGACCCGATGCCATCATCGCCACGGGCCGCTCCGACTTTCCCAACCAGGTCAACAACGTCCTGTGCTTCCCTTACATCTTCCGCGGCGCGCTGGACGTCGGGGCGACGACGATCAACGAGGAGATGAAGGTCGCCGCAGCCGAGGCGATTGCCTCGCTGGCCCGTCTCCCCGCCCATGAAAGCGTCGCGCAGGCTTATGGCGGACGCAAGCTGGCCTTCGGGCCGGAATACATCATTCCCACGCCGTTTGATCCGCGCCTGATCGCCGAGATCGCCCCGGCAGTGGCCAAGGCGGCGATGGACAGCGGCGTGGCCCGCCGTCCGCTCGACCTTGAAGTCTATCGTCGCTCGCTGGCGCAGAAGAATACCCGTTCCGCGCAGCTGATGATGCCGGTATTTGAGGCAGCACGCGGATCGCAGACGCGTATCGCCTATGGTGAAGGCGAGGACGAGCGTGTCCTGCGCGCAGTGCAGGACGTTCTGGACGACGGCATCGCCCGCCCGGTCATCGTGGCGCGCCGCCGCATTCTCGAACGACGCCTTCCTGAACTCGGCCTGCGCTTTGAGCTCGACCGCGATGTCGAGGTGATCGATCCGGAGACCGATCACGCGATCATCGAACCGCTGGTCGAGGCCTATCGCAATGTTGCAGGCCGCAAGGGCGTGCCGGCGCCCGAAATCGTGCGCCATATCTATCGTCGCCCTACCGTGACCGCCGCGATGCTCCTGCGTACCGGTCAGGTCGATGCTGCCCTTGTCGGCGGCAACTCGGAATACTGGGGGCAGATGGAATACGTGCTGCGGATCATCGACCGCGCGCCGGGTGCGCAGCGCGTCTATGCGCTTTCAGGCCTGATCCTCGATGCCGGTGCGCTGTTCATCACCGATACGCACATGGTACCCGAGCCGACGCCCGAGCAGATCGCCGAAATGACCTTGCTGGCAAGCAGGGAGATCCGGCACTTCGGCCTGGAGCCGCGCGTTGCCCTGCTCTCGCACTCCAACTTCGGTGCCTCGCACAGCCCCAGTGCCCGCAAGATGCGGGCCGCGCTGGCCATGCTGCGCGAAAAGGCGCCCGATTTGGCAGTCGACGGCGAGATGCATGCCGACGCCGCGCTCTCGCAGCCGCTGCGTGAAAGGCTGGTGCCGGATACCCGTTTCGAAGGGCCAGCGAATCTATTGGTCATGCCCAACCTCGATGCAGCGAACATCACGCTCACCGCGCTCGGCGCTTCGTCTAGCTCACCGACCGTCGGGCCGATGCTGATGGGTCTGTCGCGCCCGATCCACGTCATGACCCCCAGCATGACCTCGCGCTCAGTCCTCAACATGACGACCATCGCCGTGTCCGAGGCCATGAACCGCGACCGCGCAAAGGGTGCGTAA
- a CDS encoding helix-turn-helix transcriptional regulator, whose protein sequence is MQAEIVIRALSALAQEHRLAAFRLLVQAGEEGIAAGALAEKLEVPASSMSFHLAQLANAGLVSQRRESRSIIYSADYSAMNGLMEYLTENCCGGIPCGQETTCNSEAKRRTA, encoded by the coding sequence GTGCAAGCCGAAATCGTGATCCGCGCACTTTCTGCGCTGGCCCAGGAGCATCGCCTGGCGGCCTTCAGGCTGCTGGTGCAGGCCGGTGAGGAAGGCATTGCCGCTGGTGCGCTTGCGGAAAAACTCGAGGTGCCGGCCTCCTCGATGAGCTTCCACCTTGCTCAACTGGCCAATGCCGGGCTTGTCAGCCAGAGACGTGAAAGTCGCTCGATCATCTATTCGGCAGACTATTCGGCGATGAACGGCCTGATGGAATATCTCACGGAAAACTGCTGCGGCGGTATTCCCTGCGGTCAGGAAACAACCTGCAATAGCGAAGCGAAGAGGAGGACGGCCTGA
- a CDS encoding ArsI/CadI family heavy metal resistance metalloenzyme, giving the protein MKRFHVHVGVSDIDRSIAFYSSLFGSAPTVTKPDYAKWMLEDPCVNFAISHRDGAAKGIEHVGMQVDDRAELAEVQGRIEAADGPVLDEGATTCCYARSEKSWIADPDGVVWEAFLTEGDSTTYGGSPDLGGLVSGKADQSACCVPQVVAAPASSPSCC; this is encoded by the coding sequence ATGAAGCGTTTTCACGTTCACGTCGGTGTCAGCGACATCGATCGCTCGATCGCCTTTTACAGCAGCTTATTCGGTAGCGCGCCGACAGTGACGAAGCCCGACTACGCGAAGTGGATGCTCGAGGATCCTTGCGTCAACTTTGCCATTTCGCATCGCGACGGCGCGGCCAAGGGAATCGAGCATGTCGGCATGCAAGTCGACGACAGGGCGGAACTTGCCGAGGTCCAGGGGCGGATTGAGGCGGCGGACGGTCCTGTCCTCGATGAAGGCGCGACGACTTGCTGTTATGCGAGGTCGGAAAAGAGCTGGATTGCAGATCCCGATGGCGTCGTCTGGGAAGCCTTCCTCACCGAGGGCGACAGCACGACATATGGCGGTTCGCCAGATCTGGGCGGTCTCGTTTCCGGCAAGGCGGACCAGAGCGCTTGCTGCGTCCCGCAGGTTGTTGCCGCGCCTGCCTCGTCCCCATCCTGCTGCTAG